From a single Capsicum annuum cultivar UCD-10X-F1 chromosome 12, UCD10Xv1.1, whole genome shotgun sequence genomic region:
- the LOC107851064 gene encoding uncharacterized protein LOC107851064, translating to MSLSSRTIYVGNLLGGIREQEVEDLFYKFEEARDTDDAIRGRDGYDFNGHRLRVSKLLTAYRTHTYESTICVTCIFLNQVAITVAVIITNLERPSVLSIEFWLLDCPSQRPGRISRIICVELGMFVSHKFFVRGVILITLCEFTYAVVWGAC from the exons ATGAGTCTTTCAAGTAGGACGATATATGTTGGTAATCTTCTGGGTGGTATTCGTGAGCAAGAAGTGGAGGATTTGTTCTACAAG TTTGAAGAGGCTCGTGATACTGATGATGCTATTCGAGGGCGTGATGGCTATGATTTTAATGGGCATCGCTTGAGAGTTAGTAAACTACTAACAGCTTATAGGACACACACATATGAATCAACCATATGTGTGACTTGCATTTTTCTGAATCAAG TGGCTATAACAGTGGCCGTAATAATCACAAATTTGGAGCGCCCAAGCGTACTGAGTATCGAG ttttggtTACTGGATTGCCCCAGTCAGCGTCCTGGCAGGATCTCAAG GATCATATGCGTCGAGCTGGGGATGTTTGTTTCTCATAAGTTTTTCGTGAGGGGAGTG ATCCTCATTACCCTCTGTGAATTCACTTACGCGGTGGTTTGGGGAGCCTGTTAA